Proteins encoded by one window of Camarhynchus parvulus unplaced genomic scaffold, STF_HiC, whole genome shotgun sequence:
- the SUV39H1 gene encoding LOW QUALITY PROTEIN: histone-lysine N-methyltransferase SUV39H1 (The sequence of the model RefSeq protein was modified relative to this genomic sequence to represent the inferred CDS: deleted 1 base in 1 codon): MAENLKECSVCCLSPWSQLQELCRLQRVRCRALGVTRRNLADFEVELLCDYRRVRDEEFYLVKWRGYPSSANTWEPRRNLRCRGLLQQLHADLARAPAGPVRPGPRGLPARAVSYLAQKASSGGAAALGRHLNAARAQPPRRIVVENEVDLHGPPAHFVYANEYKVGAGVALTPVAAGCKCQDCLAEATLAGGCCPGASRNRFAYNEAGQVRIRAGLPIYECNSRCRCGAECPNRVVQRGIRYDLCIFRTGDGRGWGVRTLQRIRKNSFVMEYVGEIITSEEAERRGQVYDRQGATYLFDLDYVEDVYTVDAAHYGNISHFVNHSCDPNLQVYNVFIENLDQRLPRIALFATRPIRAGEELTFDYNMHVDPVDAESTRMDSNFGLVGGSLGGSPRARGRIECKCGAASCRKYLF; this comes from the exons ATGGCGGAAAATTTAAAAG AGTGCTCCGTGTGCTGCCTGTCGCCGTGGTcgcagctgcaggagctgtgccgGCTGCAGCGCGTGCGGTGCCGCGCCCTCGGCGTCACCCGCCGCAACCTCGCCGACTTCGAGGTGGAGCTGCTGTGCGACTACCGGCGAGTGCGG GACGAGGAGTTCTACCTGGTGAAGTGGCGCGGTTACCCCTCCTCTGCCAACACCTGGGAGCCGCGGCGCAACCTGCGCTGccgggggctgctgcagcagctgcacgCCGACCTGGCGCGGGCCCCGGCCGGGCCGGTGCGGCCGGGGCCCCGCGGGCTGCCCGCCCGCGCCGTGTCCTACCTGGCGCAGAAGGCGAGCAGCGGCGGCGCTGCGGCGCTGGGGCGCCACCTGAACGCCGCACGCGCGCAGCCACCGCGCCGCATCGTGGTGGAGAACGAGGTGGACCTGCACGGGCCGCCCGCGCACTTCGTCTACGCCAACGAGTACAAGGTGGGCGCGGGCGTGGCGCTGACCCCCGTGGCGGCCGGCTGC AAGTGCCAGGACTGCCTGGCCGAGGCCACGCTGGCCGGGGGCTGCTGCCCGGGCGCCTCGCGCAACAGGTTCGCCTACAACGAGGCCGGGCAGGTGCGGATCCGGGCGGGGCTGCCCATCTACGAGTGCAACTCGCGCTGCCGCTGCGGCGCCGAGTGCCCCAACCGCGTGGTGCAGCGCGGCATCCGCTACGACCTGTGCATCTTCCGCACCGGCGACGGGCGCGGCTGGGGCGTGCGCACGCTGCAGCGCATCCGCAAGAACTCCTTCGTCATGGAGTACGTGGGAGAG atcATCACCTCGGAGGAGGCGGAGCGCCGGGGACAGGTGTACGACCGCCAGGGCGCCACGTACCTGTTCGACCTGGACTACGTGGAGGACGTGTACACCGTGGACGCCGCCCACTACGGCAACATCTCGCACTTCGTCAACCACAGC TGTGACCCCAACCTGCAGGTGTACAACGTGTTCATCGAGAACCTGGACCAGCGGCTGCCCCGCATCGCCCTGTTCGCCACCAGGCCCATCCGGGCCGGGGAGGAGCTCACCTTCGACTACAACATGCACG TGGACCCCGTGGACGCCGAGAGCACCCGCATGGACTCCAACTTCGGGCTggtgggggggtccctggggggctCCCCGCGCGCCCGCGGCCGCATCGAGTGCAAGTGCGGGGCGGCCTCGTGCCGCAAGTACCTGTTCTGA